GTACGCCCGCCGCGGTTGGTGACAATCGCCGCCGCTTTTTTCATGATCGGTTCCCAGTCCGGGTCGGTCATGTCGGTGACCAGCACATCGCCCGGCTGAATGCGGTTCATCTCGCTGATGTCATGAATGACCTTCACGGTGCCCGCACCGATGCGATGGCCAATGGCGCGGCCTTCCGCTACCACTTTCCCCTGTGAATGCAGCGTGTAGCGCTCCATCACCTGGCCGCGCGAGCGCACGGTTTCCGGACGCGCCTGCACAATAAACAGCTTGCCGGTGTGACCATCTTTAGCCCACTCGATATCCATCGGGCGGCCATAGTGTTTCTCAATCTGTACGGCCTGTTTCGCCAGTTCCTGCACTTCTTCCGGCGTGATGCAGAAACGGTCGCGTTCAGCCTGCGGGACATCTTCGATGCGCACCTGCTTGCCATGCTCCTGGGTATCGGCATACACCATACGGATTTTTTTCGAGCCCATGGTGCGGCGCACAATTGCCGGACGGCCTTTTGCCAGGCCCGGTTTATGCACGTAGAATTCGTCAGGGTTGACCGCACCCTGCACCACCATTTCGCCAAGACCATACGCGGCGGTGATAAACACCACCTGGTCGAAGCCCGATTCGGTATCAATGGAGAACATCACGCCAGAGGCCGCGAGATCGGAGCGCACCATACGCTGCACGCCCGCGGAGAGCGCGACGCCGCGGTGATCGTATCCCTGATGCACGCGGTAAGAGATGGCGCGGTCATTAAACAGCGAGGCGAACACATGTTTCACCGCCACCATCACCGCATCGATGCCCTGCACGTTCAGGAAGGTTTCCTGCTGGCCCGCGAAGGAAGCGTCCGGCATATCTTCGGCGGTGGCGGAAGAGCGCACCGCAAAGGAGGCGTCGGCGTCATCGGCGGAGAGCTGCTCATAGGCTTCGCGGATCGCCTGCTCCAGCTCCGGCTGGAAGGGGGTGTCGATAATCCACTGGCGGATCTGCGCGCCGGCTTTCGCGAGCTCAGTGACGTCGTCGATATCAGTTTTATCCAGCAGTTCATAGATACGCTGGTTAACGCCACGGCTTTCGAGGAACTGATTAAACGCCACGGCAGTGGTCGCAAACCCGTTAGGCACAGAGACGCCCATACCGGACAGGTTAGTAATCATTTCACCGAGGGAGGCGTTTTTGCCCCCAACTCTGTCTACATCATTCATGCCGAGCTGGTTATACCAAAGTATGAGCGATGACGAGCCATTGTTGGACATCGAAGCAATCCTTTTATGATATGAACGGAATTAAGAAACACCTGACAGCCGTTTTAGCCTGGCATAGAAAACGCTGCGGGAAAAACGGTGAATCGTTCAAGCAAATTGAAAATTTCAAATTTTCAGATAAATTCCGGATTGGGTAACTTCTTGATTAGGCTGGATTACTCTTTTGGACTATGATTTACAGTGATATTTGCTGACAGGAACGCATCATTCGCTAAGAATAAAAACAGTGTTTCAATATTAAAAATGAGAGAAGTGCCATGCCCCCGGTATAAGCATTATTTTATGCTTAAGATGATACTCAACCTGAATTAAGGACGGATACAATGGATAATGTTGTCGATCGCCAGGTCTTTTATATTTCTGATGGAACCGCTATCACCGCAGAAGTATTAGGCCATGCGGTGATGTCGCAATTTCCGGTCAGCATCAACAGCATTACCCTGCCGTTTGTTGAAAACGAAAGCCGCGCCAGAGCGGTGAAAGAGCAGATTGACGCCATCTTCCAGCAGACCGGCGTGCGCCCGCTGGTGTTCTACTCCATCGTGCTGCCCGAGGTGCGCGAGATTATTTTGCAAAGCCAGGGGTTCTGCCAGGATATTGTTCAGGCGCTGGTCGCCCCGCTTCAGGAAGAGCTTCGTCTCGACCCGTCGCCGGTCGCTCACCGTACCCACGGCCTTAACCCCGCCAATCTGAATAAATATGATGCGCGCATCGCGGCGATTGATTATACCCTCGCCCATGACGACGGTATTTCGATGCGCAATCTCGATCAGGCGCAGGTGATCCTGCTTGGCGTTTCGCGCTGCGGCAAAACGCCCACCAGCCTCTATCTGGCGATGCAGTTCGGTATCCGGGCCGCCAACTACCCCTTTATTGCCGACGATATGGACAACCTGAATCTCCCGGCGGCGCTGCGCCCGTTCCAGCATAAGCTGTTTGGGCTGACGATTAACCCGGAGCGGCTGGCGGCCATCCGCGAAGAGCGGCGCGAGAACAGCCGCTACGCCTCAATGCGCCAGTGCCGCATGGAAGTCGCCGAAGTGGAAGCGCTCTACCGCAAACATCAAATCCGCTACATCAACAGTACTAA
The genomic region above belongs to Cronobacter malonaticus LMG 23826 and contains:
- the ppsA gene encoding phosphoenolpyruvate synthase, which codes for MSNNGSSSLILWYNQLGMNDVDRVGGKNASLGEMITNLSGMGVSVPNGFATTAVAFNQFLESRGVNQRIYELLDKTDIDDVTELAKAGAQIRQWIIDTPFQPELEQAIREAYEQLSADDADASFAVRSSATAEDMPDASFAGQQETFLNVQGIDAVMVAVKHVFASLFNDRAISYRVHQGYDHRGVALSAGVQRMVRSDLAASGVMFSIDTESGFDQVVFITAAYGLGEMVVQGAVNPDEFYVHKPGLAKGRPAIVRRTMGSKKIRMVYADTQEHGKQVRIEDVPQAERDRFCITPEEVQELAKQAVQIEKHYGRPMDIEWAKDGHTGKLFIVQARPETVRSRGQVMERYTLHSQGKVVAEGRAIGHRIGAGTVKVIHDISEMNRIQPGDVLVTDMTDPDWEPIMKKAAAIVTNRGGRTCHAAIIARELGIPAVVGCGDATERIKDDEKVTVSCAEGDTGYVYADLLDFSVKSSSVDTMPDLPLKVMMNVGNPDRAFDFACLPNEGVGLARLEFIINRMIGVHPRALLEFDQQEPALQNQIREMMKGFDSPVEFYVGRLTEGIATLGAAFWPKRVIVRLSDFKSNEYANLVGGERYEPHEENPMLGFRGAGRYVADSFRDCFALECEAVKRVRNEMGLTNVEIMIPFVRTVDQAKAVVDELARQGLKRGENGLKVIMMCEIPSNALLAEQFLEHFDGFSIGSNDMTQLALGLDRDSGVVSELFDERNDAVKALLSMAIRAAKKQGKYVGICGQGPSDHEDFAAWLMEEGIDSLSLNPDTVVQTWLSLAELKK
- the ppsR gene encoding posphoenolpyruvate synthetase regulatory kinase/phosphorylase PpsR encodes the protein MDNVVDRQVFYISDGTAITAEVLGHAVMSQFPVSINSITLPFVENESRARAVKEQIDAIFQQTGVRPLVFYSIVLPEVREIILQSQGFCQDIVQALVAPLQEELRLDPSPVAHRTHGLNPANLNKYDARIAAIDYTLAHDDGISMRNLDQAQVILLGVSRCGKTPTSLYLAMQFGIRAANYPFIADDMDNLNLPAALRPFQHKLFGLTINPERLAAIREERRENSRYASMRQCRMEVAEVEALYRKHQIRYINSTNYSVEEIATKILDIMGLNRRMY